The Cloeon dipterum chromosome 3, ieCloDipt1.1, whole genome shotgun sequence genome includes a region encoding these proteins:
- the LOC135940538 gene encoding poly [ADP-ribose] polymerase tankyrase-2-like, with product MSSFLRHSSDLMEELISSERDYQFVENHMREMMNTNPWNPELTGFKIGKIYRINHPENWKKYVERKKEIAAEVVDENETFVKELRLYHGSPYVEKIVAEGFRIDESKNGHFGKGIYFAEDSSKSNYYTLGGSGHPCPVHKTHTCGECERKMLLCIVALGKQYVVDKFGSKQADCVTKRNSGYHTLRGAKGQSIDNTEHIIYDQRQAYPQFLIVYKATYSS from the exons atgagcTCATTTCTGAGGCACAGCAGCGATCTCATGGAGGAGCTGATTAGCAGCGAAAGAGATTATCAGTTCGTGGAGAACCACATGAGGGAGATGATGAACACGAATCCTTGGAATCCCGAGTTGACTGGCTTCAAAATCGGAAAG ATTTACCGCATTAACCACccagaaaattggaaaaaatacgtCGAGCGGAAAAAGGAGATCGCCGCCGAAGTCGTAGACGAGAATGAGACTTTCGTGAAGGAACTTAGACTTTACCACGGCTCGCCTTACGTGGAAAAAATCGTCGCGGAAGGCTTTCGTATTGATGAATCGAAAAATGGACACTTTGGGAAAg gaatttaCTTTGCCGAAGACTCGTCCAAGAGTAACTATTACACCCTTGGTGGCAGCGGCCACCCGTGTCCTGTCCACAAAACGCACACATGCGGCGAGTGCGAGCGCAAAATGCTGCTTTGCATTGTGGCTCTAGGCAAGCAGTATGTGGTGGACAAATTTGGCTCAAAACAGGCAGATTGTGTCACCAAGAGAAACTCAGGATACCACACGCTCAGAGGGGCCAAAGGCCAATCCATTGACAACACTGAACACATCATCTATGACCAAAGACAg GCCTATCCGCAATTCCTCATTGTGTACAAAGCAACCTACTCTTCGTGA
- the LOC135940165 gene encoding poly [ADP-ribose] polymerase tankyrase-2-like, with protein MRLFHGSPHADTIAREGFRKVKAKGGYFGKGIYFAEESSKSNYYALGGSADPCPVHETYLCGKCERKMLLCIVALGNQLETKEYNSDLAACVAKKGAKYHALKGEKSKHIKNTEYIIYDEKQAYPQFLILYHAVYSS; from the exons ATGAGACTTTTCCACGGCTCGCCCCACGCGGACACCATCGCCAGGGAAGGTTTTCGCAAAGTTAAGGCGAAAGGTGGTTACTTTGGCAAAG gGATATACTTTGCTGAGGAGTCATCAAAGAGCAACTATTACGCCCTGGGTGGCAGCGCCGATCCTTGTCCTGTCCATGAAACATACTTATGCGGCAAGTGCGAGCGCAAAATGCTACTCTGCATTGTGGCACTGGGCAATCAGCTTGAGACAAAGGAGTATAATTCCGATCTAGCAGCATGTGTGGCAAAGAAGGGCGCCAAATATCACGCGCTTAAAGgggaaaaaagcaaacacatcaAAAATACCGAATACATTATCTACGACGAAAAACAG GCGTACCCGCAATTCCTCATTTTGTACCACGCAGTTTATTCCTCGTGA
- the LOC135940164 gene encoding uncharacterized protein LOC135940164 produces the protein MGRAAALLLIFLLRHLRSEGAEEGAAVKKARAQPGGEELRPPAAEDGGGQQAATGLPLSFLSPSVLQALELGKAIPGRAGTDYPILGEMPYTNFYCDEQPYPGFFADTETRCQAWHYCDIDGRQASFLCPNGTQFNQAVFVCDWWFNVRCELSEALYALNDRLYRRPQHNAAAPHRTITKELLDNIFT, from the exons ATGGGCCGAGCCGCTGCTTTGCTTCTCATTTTCCTGCTCCGCCACCTGCGCTCAG AGGGAGCAGAGGAAGGAGCGGCCGTGAAAAAGGCGAGGGCCCAGCCAGGCGGCGAAGAGCTGCGGCCGCCGGCAGCGGAGGACGGCGGCGGCCAGCAGGCGGCCACCGGCCTGCCGCTCAGCTTCCTCAGTCCGTCCGTGCTGCAGGCCCTCGAGCTGGGCAAGGCCATCCCAG GCCGCGCCGGCACAGACTACCCGATCCTCGGCGAAATGCCCTACACAAACTTCTACTGCGACGAGCAACCCTACCCGGGATTTTTCGCCGACACTGAGACCAGGTGCCAG GCGTGGCACTACTGCGACATCGACGGTCGGCAGGCGTCGTTCCTGTGTCCGAACGGGACGCAGTTCAACCAGGCGGTGTTCGTGTGCGACTGGTGGTTCAACGTGCGGTGCGAGCTGAGCGAGGCGCTGTACGCTCTCAACGATCGCCTCTACCGACGGCCGCAGCACAacgccgccgcgccgcaccGCACCATCACCAAGGAGCTGCTCGACAACATCTTCACCTAG
- the CstF64 gene encoding cleavage stimulation factor subunit 2 tau variant isoform X1, with the protein MTDPNLMDKSLRSVFVGNIPYEATEEKLKDIFSEVGGVLSFKLVYDRETGKPKGYGFCEYKDQETALSAMRNLNGYEIGGRTLRVDNACTEKSRMEMQLLLQGPVVENPYGDAVEPDKAPEAISKAVASLPPEQMFELMKQMKLCCQNNPTEARQMLMQNPQLAYALLQAQVVMRIVDPVTAAGMLHKANPAPKSLLSVDKPVPAPYVPPPTRARPDYQQQQDTWSPVAPIIPPPQRPPPVAAAAAAAVPGADLDLRHLDPRSRPPPSMGDLDLRMPPVIPPRDPRADRDRGFPSASQEFEPALIASAVDDSSFPRDPRRDRDMRDPRAAFAADPRADPRADPRADPRADPRSAAAAAAAAAPVGGVRPAVPPPRLAPPTLTAAGMNTATDNEKAQLIMQVLQLSEEQIANLAPEQRNSILVLKEQIARTSQR; encoded by the exons ATGACAGATCCGAATTTGATGGACAAGTCTCTTCGCTCCGTCTTCG TGGGCAACATTCCCTACGAGGCGACCGAAGAGAAGCTAAAGGACATTTTCAGCGAGGTTGGCGGCGTGCTCTCTTTCAA ACTCGTGTACGACAGGGAGACGGGCAAGCCGAAGGGCTATGGCTTCTGCGAGTATAAGGACCAGGAGACGGCCCTGAGTGCCATGCGCAACCTGAACGGCTATGAGATCGGCGGCCGCACACTCAGAGTGGACAACGCTTGTACGGAGAAGTCGCGAATGGAGATGCAAC TGTTGTTGCAAGGGCCAGTGGTGGAGAACCCTTACGGCGACGCCGTGGAGCCGGACAAGGCGCCTGAAGCCATCAGCAAGGCCGTTGCCTCCCTGCCGCCTGAGCAGATGTTTGAGCTGATGAAGCAAATGAAACTCTGCTGTCAG aacaaCCCTACCGAGGCTAGGCAGATGCTCATGCAGAATCCGCAACTTGCGTATGCGCTGCTGCAGGCGCAGGTCGTCATGCGCATTGTCGACCCTGTCACCGCGGCT GGCATGCTGCACAAAGCGAACCCGGCGCCCAAATCGCTACTGAGCGTGGACAAGCCAGTTCCGGCGCCGTACGTGCCTCCTCCGACCAGGGCGCGGCCCGActaccagcagcagcaagacaCCTGGTCCCCAGTCGCCCCAATCATTCCGCCACCTCAGAGGCCCCCTCCCgtcgccgcagcagcagccgccgcagtCCCAGGCGCAG acCTGGATTTGCGTCACTTGGACCCACGGTCGCGTCCGCCGCCATCGATGGGCGACCTGGACCTGCGGATGCCGCCAGTGATTCCGCCGCGCGACCCTCGCGCCGATCGCGACCGTGGCTTCCCGTCCGCCTCGCAGGAGTTTGAGCC TGCTCTCATTGCGAGTGCAGTGGATGACAG CTCGTTCCCGCGAGACCCACGTCGCGACCGCGACATGCGCGACCCCAGAGCCGCCTTCGCAGCCGACCCAAGAGCCGACCCCAGGGCTGACCCTAGGGCTGACCCCAGGGCAGACCCCAGATCAG ccgcagcggctgcagcagctgctgctccCGTGGGTGGCGTGCGTCCagcggtgccgccgccgcggctgGCGCCACCGACCCTGACGGCTGCCGGCATGAACACTGCCACGGACAATGAAAAG GCACAGCTGATCATGCAGGTGCTGCAGTTGTCCGAAGAGCAGATCGCCAACCTGGCGCCCGAGCAGCGCAACAGCATCCTCGTGCTAAAGGAGCAAATCGCCAGAACCTCCCAGCGTTGA
- the CstF64 gene encoding cleavage stimulation factor subunit 2 isoform X2, which produces MTDPNLMDKSLRSVFVGNIPYEATEEKLKDIFSEVGGVLSFKLVYDRETGKPKGYGFCEYKDQETALSAMRNLNGYEIGGRTLRVDNACTEKSRMEMQLLLQGPVVENPYGDAVEPDKAPEAISKAVASLPPEQMFELMKQMKLCCQNNPTEARQMLMQNPQLAYALLQAQVVMRIVDPVTAAGMLHKANPAPKSLLSVDKPVPAPYVPPPTRARPDYQQQQDTWSPVAPIIPPPQRPPPVAAAAAAAVPGADLDLRHLDPRSRPPPSMGDLDLRMPPVIPPRDPRADRDRGFPSASQEFEPSFPRDPRRDRDMRDPRAAFAADPRADPRADPRADPRADPRSAAAAAAAAAPVGGVRPAVPPPRLAPPTLTAAGMNTATDNEKAQLIMQVLQLSEEQIANLAPEQRNSILVLKEQIARTSQR; this is translated from the exons ATGACAGATCCGAATTTGATGGACAAGTCTCTTCGCTCCGTCTTCG TGGGCAACATTCCCTACGAGGCGACCGAAGAGAAGCTAAAGGACATTTTCAGCGAGGTTGGCGGCGTGCTCTCTTTCAA ACTCGTGTACGACAGGGAGACGGGCAAGCCGAAGGGCTATGGCTTCTGCGAGTATAAGGACCAGGAGACGGCCCTGAGTGCCATGCGCAACCTGAACGGCTATGAGATCGGCGGCCGCACACTCAGAGTGGACAACGCTTGTACGGAGAAGTCGCGAATGGAGATGCAAC TGTTGTTGCAAGGGCCAGTGGTGGAGAACCCTTACGGCGACGCCGTGGAGCCGGACAAGGCGCCTGAAGCCATCAGCAAGGCCGTTGCCTCCCTGCCGCCTGAGCAGATGTTTGAGCTGATGAAGCAAATGAAACTCTGCTGTCAG aacaaCCCTACCGAGGCTAGGCAGATGCTCATGCAGAATCCGCAACTTGCGTATGCGCTGCTGCAGGCGCAGGTCGTCATGCGCATTGTCGACCCTGTCACCGCGGCT GGCATGCTGCACAAAGCGAACCCGGCGCCCAAATCGCTACTGAGCGTGGACAAGCCAGTTCCGGCGCCGTACGTGCCTCCTCCGACCAGGGCGCGGCCCGActaccagcagcagcaagacaCCTGGTCCCCAGTCGCCCCAATCATTCCGCCACCTCAGAGGCCCCCTCCCgtcgccgcagcagcagccgccgcagtCCCAGGCGCAG acCTGGATTTGCGTCACTTGGACCCACGGTCGCGTCCGCCGCCATCGATGGGCGACCTGGACCTGCGGATGCCGCCAGTGATTCCGCCGCGCGACCCTCGCGCCGATCGCGACCGTGGCTTCCCGTCCGCCTCGCAGGAGTTTGAGCC CTCGTTCCCGCGAGACCCACGTCGCGACCGCGACATGCGCGACCCCAGAGCCGCCTTCGCAGCCGACCCAAGAGCCGACCCCAGGGCTGACCCTAGGGCTGACCCCAGGGCAGACCCCAGATCAG ccgcagcggctgcagcagctgctgctccCGTGGGTGGCGTGCGTCCagcggtgccgccgccgcggctgGCGCCACCGACCCTGACGGCTGCCGGCATGAACACTGCCACGGACAATGAAAAG GCACAGCTGATCATGCAGGTGCTGCAGTTGTCCGAAGAGCAGATCGCCAACCTGGCGCCCGAGCAGCGCAACAGCATCCTCGTGCTAAAGGAGCAAATCGCCAGAACCTCCCAGCGTTGA
- the LOC135939247 gene encoding uncharacterized protein LOC135939247 has translation MPPIRIPRPARIFYRPVAIDLSCIPSSAVPIPRERNHESVSSAEMREDPFEGPDKARKWRNNHNVSCKETDNDLSLLFKKFLYELESGRSIIPAADRLLIFLRGAGRRKHLKCGLHLVTHGLAHVPDEQIPVLLLRLIADKGTPARLRCPEDFVVSVIEAMANQGVSLHYLYYMGGTLLDSSRNRYLMSSVMANVRQVGRLLLERDTTVEQLVKAPNGTQRCADGSGHAPVSFCLWHFQFYTDPPRHLLEWVELLTLHGAKFVLQQENNINLDKSVPHYLVEQLIVPETRCVGTALKLLHVYRELGGKMWRKQLVRQQRLDAHDYLRLERPEMNREAEVVHTMMQEPRTLMSMCRGTIRTAIGRPFWREAPKLGLPAVLAQYLTHWNYDDEFMREYGVRMTEVPITAETNE, from the exons ATGCCTCCGATCAGGATACCAAGACCAGCGAGGATTTTTTATCGTCCTGTGGCGATCGATCTCAGCTGCATCCCATCGAGTGCGGTGCCGATTCCAAGAGAACGGAACCATGAGTCAGTAAGCAGCGCCGAGATGCGAGAAGATCCGTTCGAAGGGCCGGATAAGGCCCGCAAGTGGCGCAACAACCACAATGTCAGCTGCAAGGAGACTGACAACGATCTATCTCTGCTGTTCAAAAAATTCTTGTACGAGCTCGAGTCCGGACGCAGCATAATACCGGCCGCTGACCGCCTGCTGATTTTCTTGCGCGGAGCTGGCCGCCGCAAGCACCTCAAATGCGGCCTCCACCTGGTCACCCACGGTCTCGCACATGTTCCAGACGAGCAGATACCCGTCCTCTTGCTCAGGCTCATCGCCGATAAGGGCACACCCGCCCGCCTCCGATGTCCTGAG GACTTTGTGGTGAGTGTAATTGAGGCGATGGCCAACCAGGGCGTGAGTCTTCACTACCTGTACTACATGGGAGGCACCCTGCTGGATTCGTCAAGGAACCGCTACCTGATGTCTTCCGTGATGGCCAACGTGCGTCAGGTAGGCCGCCTGTTGCTGGAACGCGACACAACTGTCGAGCAACTGGTCAAGGCGCCGAATGGCACACAACGCTGCGCAGATGGAAGCGGCCACGCGCCGGTCAGCTTCTGCCTCTGGCATTTCCAGTTCTACACAGATCCTCCAAGGCATCTCCTCGAATGg GTGGAGCTCCTTACACTTCACGGAGCGAAATTCGTACTGCAGCAGGAGAACAACATCAACCTGGACAAGTCCGTACCGCATTATTTGGTAGAGCAGCTGATAGTGCCGGAGACGCGGTGCGTGGGCACGGCGCTGAAGTTGCTGCACGTGTACCGCGAGCTGGGCGGTAAAATGTGGAGGAAGCAGTTGGTGCGACAGCAGCGGTTGGACGCCCACGATTATTTGCGCCTCGAGCGGCCCGAGATGAACAGAGAAGCCGAAGTTGTACACACCATGATGCAGGAGCCGCGCACGCTGATGAGCATGTGTCGCGGCACCATCCGCACCGCCATCGGCCGGCCCTTCTGGCGCGAGGCACCCAAACTCGGTCTGCCGGCCGTGCTTGCCCAGTACCTCACCCACTGGAACTACGACGACGAGTTCATGCGCGAGTACGGCGTCCGCATGACTGAGGTGCCTATCACCGCCGAAACAAATGAATGA
- the LOC135939248 gene encoding ubiquitin-like protein 7, with the protein MDFQNKAVLSIRVPLDSSCVLREVLFGSAGAVQDLRSAVARETAMDADTINLIFRGLIMRDGKAVSSYGFRSGDLIHVFAKKQPMETAANKTHVSDEDASRIALSLKSLKQTIVRLGKSDTSLVERLTAAIPSLNDDPVALSILREPDLVAHLADTEVLKKARHSHPRLVEAAEYLAAHLTEFSKNEASNSDDMETDDSPRQQPQAPQRPITGNQLAAALASAISGVSRARQTPPQRLFTPEMLNSALAQAFQSVPSLASSPAAPSAVPAVTPGPSVEQWTQQLQQMREVGLMDDNLNRQMLEITNGDVQAAIDLVIQSQQN; encoded by the exons atggattttcaaaataaggCAGTTTTGTCGATTCGAGTTCCGCTTGACAGCAGCTGCGTTCTGCGAGAGGTGCTTTTCGGCTCGGCAGGCGCGGTGCAAGATCTGCGCTCGGCTGTGGCAAGAGAAACAGCGATGGATGCCGACACAATAA ACCTCATCTTCCGCGGGCTGATCATGCGGGACGGAAAGGCAGTGTCCTCGTACGGATTTCGGTCGGGCGATCTGATCCACGTCTTCGCCAAGAAGCAGCCGATGGAGACCGCAGCCAACAAAACACACGTGAGTGACGAGGATGCGAGCAGGATTGCTCTCTCGTTGAAGTCCCTTAAACAAACTATTGTG aggcTTGGAAAGTCAGACACGTCGCTGGTGGAGAGGTTGACAGCCGCGATCCCATCTTTGAACGACGACCCTGTCGCTTTGTCGATCCTGCGAGAACCCGACCTGGTCGCCCACCTAGCGGACACGGAAGTGTTGAAGAAGGCGCGACACAGCCACCCGCGGCTGGTCGAGGCCGCCGAGTATCTGGCCGCGCACCTCACCGAGTTCAGCAAGAATGAGGCCAGCAACTCAGACGATATGGAGACAGACGACTCGCCCAGGCAGCAGCCGCAGGCCCCACAGCGGCCCATCACGGGCAACCAGCTGGCCGCCGCCCTCGCCTCAGCCATCTCAG gCGTGAGCAGAGCCCGACAGACGCCACCACAGAGGCTGTTTACACCCGAGATGCTTAACTCGGCCCTGGCGCAGGCCTTCCAATCCGTTCCCTCCCTGGCCAGTAGCCCAGCTGCCCCCAGTGCTGTCCCTGCTGTCACGCCG ggTCCTTCAGTGGAGCAGTGGACGCAACAGTTGCAGCAGATGCGAGAGGTTGGCCTGATGGATGACAATCTCAACAGACAAATGCTGGAGATCACAAACGGAGACGTTCAGGCAGCTATTGATCTGGTTATTCAGAGTCAGCAGAATTAG
- the LOC135939090 gene encoding uncharacterized protein LOC135939090: MAENRKLSSLWGAIPKPSGGSESATENQSQQPPLMLFKRENLVFDALTNFIPMPGPPPKQENDDWAKLDDNVLQSLQCLQLVRQTGQEAELSEALVQLQREDEKIIPCKRRRRSPSDGAKSIIVNVEGIDAQVCRDVTKRAVTALLAHTGCHSAKNSVLETLTDVTKNFIYKIGLQLSHRRANQSPESALMESGIGTLDEIASYYEERVLAHRANMEAAVQKLRESPLSEPMPPSQEEETAVEIHFPAGSEEMETSLSTGLQMLITMESGIE; encoded by the exons ATGGCGGAGAATAGAAAACTGTCGTCGTTGTGGGGCGCAATACCGAAGCCTTCCGGAGGATCAGAATCTGCGACAGAGAATCAgtcgcagcagccgccgctgATGCTGTTCAAGCGCGAAAATCTGGTGTTCGACGCGCtgacaaattttattccgATGCCCGGGCCTCCGCCCAAACA GGAGAACGACGACTGGGCCAAGCTGGACGACAACGTTCTGCAATCACTCCAGTGCTTGCAGCTGGTGCGGCAAACGGGCCAGGAGGCCGAGCTGTCCGAGGCCCTAGTCCAGCTGCAGCGcgaagatgaaaaaattattccgtgCAAGCGCAGGCGGCGTAGTCCCAGTGACGGGGCTAAATCGATAAT CGTAAACGTTGAAGGCATTGACGCCCAAGTGTGTCGGGATGTGACCAAGCGTGCTGTGACCGCCCTATTGGCGCACACTGGATGTCATT CCGCCAAGAATTCCGTTTTAGAGACGCTGACGGACGTgacgaaaaattttatttacaaaattggcTTGCAACTGAGTCACAGAAGGGCAAACCAATcg cCAGAGTCAGCTTTGATGGAAAGTGGAATCGGCACTCTGGACGAAATAGCCAGTTATTACGAGGAGCGAGTACTCGCCCACAGGGCAAACATGGAGGCCGCCGTGCAGAAACTACGCGAGAGTCCACTTTCGGAACCCATGCc TCCAAGCCAAGAGGAAGAGACTGCAGTGGAGATCCACTTCCCGGCAGGCAGCGAAGAGATGGAGACATCGCTGAGTACAGGCCTGCAAATGCTCATCACCATGGAGAGTGGCATTGAGTGA
- the LOC135939091 gene encoding PEST proteolytic signal-containing nuclear protein-like isoform X1 gives MSGRDYNRHRSKFSAGSTAPRSRSRSRSPLSEERKGAAEGEGPRARPSIMVGNKTKSQAGIQMKLQQAGPQASKAAPATPKPKASLVASVFNEDSDSEPEEMPPEARMRMKNIGRDTPTSSGPNSFGKTKQGFCDPSKLYEMSVKKLQQESPGGNS, from the exons ATGTCCGGTCGAGACTACAACAGGCACAGGTCAAAGTTCTCAG CAGGATCGACGGCGCCGCGGAGCCGCAGCAGGTCGCGCTCCCCCCTGAGCGAGGAGCGAAAGGGGGCTGCGGAGGGCGAGGGGCCCAGGGCCAGGCCCAGCATTATGGTCGGCAATAAGACTAAGTCGCAAGCCGGCATCCAGATGAAGCTGCAGCAGGCCGGACCTCAA GCGAGCAAGGCCGCCCCTGCGACCCCGAAGCCCAAGGCCAGCCTAGTGGCGTCAGTATTTAACGAGGACAGTGATTCCGAGCCTGAGGAAATGCCGCCAGAGGCCCGGATGCGCATGAAGAACATCGGCAG GGACACGCCGACGTCGTCCGGCCCGAATTCATTTGGTAAAACAAAGCAAGGTTTCTGCGACCCTAGTAAGCTGTATGAAATGTCAGTAAAAAAGCTGCAACAAGAGTCTCCTGGCGGCAACTCTTGA
- the LOC135939091 gene encoding PEST proteolytic signal-containing nuclear protein-like isoform X2 → MSGRDYNRHRSKFSGSTAPRSRSRSRSPLSEERKGAAEGEGPRARPSIMVGNKTKSQAGIQMKLQQAGPQASKAAPATPKPKASLVASVFNEDSDSEPEEMPPEARMRMKNIGRDTPTSSGPNSFGKTKQGFCDPSKLYEMSVKKLQQESPGGNS, encoded by the exons ATGTCCGGTCGAGACTACAACAGGCACAGGTCAAAGTTCTCAG GATCGACGGCGCCGCGGAGCCGCAGCAGGTCGCGCTCCCCCCTGAGCGAGGAGCGAAAGGGGGCTGCGGAGGGCGAGGGGCCCAGGGCCAGGCCCAGCATTATGGTCGGCAATAAGACTAAGTCGCAAGCCGGCATCCAGATGAAGCTGCAGCAGGCCGGACCTCAA GCGAGCAAGGCCGCCCCTGCGACCCCGAAGCCCAAGGCCAGCCTAGTGGCGTCAGTATTTAACGAGGACAGTGATTCCGAGCCTGAGGAAATGCCGCCAGAGGCCCGGATGCGCATGAAGAACATCGGCAG GGACACGCCGACGTCGTCCGGCCCGAATTCATTTGGTAAAACAAAGCAAGGTTTCTGCGACCCTAGTAAGCTGTATGAAATGTCAGTAAAAAAGCTGCAACAAGAGTCTCCTGGCGGCAACTCTTGA
- the LOC135939089 gene encoding CDK5RAP1-like protein encodes MSISMRVLRCMPSFVLRRNACRRSLSSSTSLWHKVDIKNGPGLQHFIANSVSPSTQQEIDTSVVDIPYIDNVSGDGQKVYFDVYGCQMNVNDTEVVWSILQAKGYEKTDELLLADVILVVTCAIREGAETKVWNQLRNYRGLKKKRNRDRPPLRIGVLGCMAERLKEQLIEKERSVDIVAGPDSYRDLPRLLALSRDRHTAVNVMLSHDETYADVMPVRLDQNSKTAYVSIMRGCDNMCTYCIVPFTRGRERSRPISSIVDEIRYLSQQGIKEVTLLGQNVNSYRDLSEQQHFVAADTNMAKGFKTVYKPKKGGRRFADLLDRVASIDPEMRIRFTSPHPKDFPDEVLEVIRERTNVCKHLHLPAQSGCSSVLERMRRGYTREAYIDLVQHIREMVPKVSFCSDFICGFCGESEEDFEETITLMRNVVYNWMFIFMYSLREKTTAHRRLQDDVPEEEKRRRIEIMHQTMRMITEQTNKAQLGTRQLILVEGASKRSRQVLAGRNEANIKVNFPAGLLPMSPDSQERRPVEPGDYVVIEVTNANSQCLQGVGVHHSSVREYGSSPVGPSSEELERLREVLAVS; translated from the exons atgagCATTTCTATGAGAGTATTGCGGTGCATGCCGTCGTTTGTTTTGCGGCGGAATGCGTGCCGGCGGAGTCTGAGCTCATCCACGAGCCTCTGGCACAAGGTGGACATCAAGAATGGGCCGGGACTACAGCACTTCATCGCCAACAGCGTGTCCCCGTCGACCCAACAGGAGATCGACACTTCAGTGGTGGACATTCCCTACATCGACAATGTAAGCGGCGACGGacaaaaag TGTACTTCGATGTGTACGGGTGCCAGATGAACGTGAACGACACAGAGGTGGTGTGGTCGATCCTGCAGGCCAAGGGCTACGAGAAGACGGACGAGTTGCTGCTGGCCGACGTCATCCTAGTGGTGACGTGCGCCATCAGGGAGGGCGCCGAGACTAAGGTGTGGAACCAGCTGCGAAACTACCGCGGCCTCAAGAAGAAGCGGAACAGGGACAGACCGCCCTTGCGCATTGGTGTCCTTG GCTGCATGGCCGAGCGGCTGAAGGAGCAGCTGATTGAAAAGGAGCGCTCCGTGGACATCGTAGCCGGACCTGACAGCTACCGCGACCTGCCGCGCCTGCTGGCCCTCAGCAGGGATAGACACACCGCTGTCAACGTCATGTTGTCGCACGATGAGACCTACGCTGACGTCATGCCCGTTCGGCTCGACCAGAACTCGAAAACTGCCTATGT ctCAATAATGCGTGGCTGTGACAATATGTGTACTTATTGCATCGTTCCATTCACGCGGGGAAGGGAACGGTCGAGGCCCATCTCGTCCATCGTCGACGAGATCCGCTATTTGTCCCAGCAGGGCATCAAAGAGGTCACGCTTCTAG gcCAGAACGTGAACAGCTATCGCGATTTATCTGAGCAGCAGCACTTTGTGGCGGCTGACACGAACATGGCCAAAGGCTTCAAGACTGTGTACAAACCAAAGAAGGGTGGCCGAAGGTTCGCAGACCTGCTCGACAGGGTCGCCTCCATTGACCCCGAAATGCGGATTCGCTTCACCTCGCCACACCCCAAAGACTTTCCAGATGAG gTGTTGGAGGTGATCAGGGAGCGGACGAACGTGTGCAAGCACCTGCACCTGCCGGCGCAGAGCGGCTGCAGCAGCGTCCTTGAGCGGATGCGGCGTGGCTACACGCGCGAAGCGTACATCGATCTGGTCCAGCACATCAGGGAAATGGTTCCAAAG GTGTCGTTTTGTTCCGACTTTATCTGCGGCTTCTGTGGAGAGAGCGAGGAAGATTTCGAGGAGACAATTACGCTGATGCGCAACGTAGTGTACAACTGGATGTTCATCTTTATGTACAGCCTGCGCGAGAAGACGACCGCCCACCGGCGCCTGCAGGACGACGTACCAGAAGAGGAAAAGAGGCGTCGCATTGAGATCATGCACCAGACTATGCGCATGATCACGGAGCAGACCAACAAGGCGCAACTCGGAACTAGACAGCTCATCCTTGTCGAAGGG GCGAGCAAGAGGTCGCGCCAGGTGCTGGCGGGCAGGAACGAGGCCAACATTAAAGTCAACTTTCCTGCCGGCTTGCTGCCGATGTCGCCAGACTCTCAGGAGAGAAGACCTGTCGAGCCAGGGGACTATGTTGTTATTGAG gTGACGAATGCGAATTCGCAGTGCCTGCAAGGAGTAGGTGTGCACCACAGCAGCGTGCGGGAGTACGGCAGCTCGCCTGTGGGCCCCAGCTCCGAGGAATTAGAACGATTGCGTGAAGTATTGGCAGTGTCATGA